The Candidatus Krumholzibacteriia bacterium genome contains a region encoding:
- a CDS encoding NAD(P)-dependent alcohol dehydrogenase codes for MTRAYAAKSADGPLEVVDIDLGTLGPDQVEIDVTACGLCHSDLSMARNHWQFTEYPIVPGHEVVGTIAAKGDHVNHLEVGQTVGLGWFSGSCMYCDQCMSGDHNHCRSVESTIIGRPGGFAEKVRCHGAWAVPIPDGVDAKKAGPLFCGGLTVFNPIVEFDVEPTDRVGVVGIGGLGHLALQFLAKWGCEVTAFTSTDAKADEALGMGAHHVVNSRDAAALEEVAGRFDFVLSTVNVPLDWQAYFAALAPKGRLHTVGAVPEPIEVAAFTLIGGQKSLSGTPLGSPQTARTMLEFCDRHGIEAVTETFPMSKVNEAFEHLEAGKARYRIVLENDFQAA; via the coding sequence ATGACCCGCGCCTACGCCGCCAAGTCCGCCGACGGACCGCTCGAGGTCGTCGACATCGACCTCGGCACCCTCGGCCCCGACCAGGTCGAGATCGACGTCACCGCCTGCGGCCTGTGCCACAGCGACCTGTCGATGGCCCGCAATCACTGGCAGTTCACCGAGTATCCGATCGTGCCCGGCCACGAGGTGGTGGGTACGATCGCCGCCAAGGGCGACCACGTGAACCATCTCGAGGTGGGCCAGACCGTCGGCCTGGGCTGGTTCAGCGGCAGCTGCATGTACTGCGACCAGTGCATGAGCGGCGATCACAACCACTGCCGCAGCGTCGAGTCGACCATCATCGGTCGCCCCGGCGGCTTCGCCGAGAAGGTGCGCTGCCACGGCGCCTGGGCCGTACCCATTCCCGACGGTGTGGACGCGAAGAAGGCCGGCCCGTTGTTCTGCGGCGGTCTGACCGTGTTCAACCCGATCGTCGAGTTCGACGTCGAGCCGACCGACCGCGTGGGCGTGGTCGGCATCGGCGGCCTTGGCCACCTGGCGCTGCAGTTCCTGGCCAAGTGGGGCTGCGAGGTCACCGCCTTCACCTCGACCGACGCAAAGGCCGACGAGGCCCTGGGCATGGGCGCCCACCACGTCGTGAACTCGCGCGACGCCGCCGCCCTGGAAGAGGTCGCCGGCCGCTTCGACTTCGTCCTGTCGACGGTGAACGTGCCGCTCGACTGGCAGGCCTACTTCGCCGCGCTCGCGCCGAAGGGCCGGCTGCACACCGTGGGCGCGGTGCCCGAGCCGATCGAGGTGGCCGCCTTCACACTGATCGGCGGGCAGAAGAGCCTGAGCGGCACCCCGCTGGGCTCACCCCAGACCGCCCGCACCATGCTCGAGTTCTGCGACCGCCACGGCATCGAGGCCGTCACCGAGACCTTCCCGATGAGCAAGGTCAACGAGGCCTTCGAGCACCTCGAGGCGGGCAAGGCGCGGTACCGGATCGTGCTGGAGAACGACTTCCAGGCTGCGTAG